From a region of the Lactuca sativa cultivar Salinas chromosome 4, Lsat_Salinas_v11, whole genome shotgun sequence genome:
- the LOC111888789 gene encoding uncharacterized protein LOC111888789, which produces MPKPQETQSNEPTQVPQTNQPMSKPKVTQSFDLNDLPSDPGDRPKIISYNPNQRDEIRKAYLIKGSCQPKGHNFKYTLFSNKPRRFVVQWFTDFPWLEYSIKDKKTYCFCCYLFGDMVGEQGGRDLFIIEGFDNWSKKCSFRKHMGNIQSYHHKAQEKCDLLLRKNQSIGEVLHKQTKLETSNYEIRLRATIRSCRFLLKNALPFRGHDETEKSNNKGLFIEVLSLIREDNEKKFKVKLENAAKNEKLTSPTIQKLMSLVMFPKKKQMTIVLRYIDRLGTVKEKFIGVVHVLDTSSLTLKAAIDTVFSNSNLSMAQVRGQGYDGASNMSKTFNALVVNVVCGSCKRKDMIREMQKERVATEIGSGEIEPGRGLNQEISLVRAGDTRWGSHFKTIVSLVKLFAEVVVVLKYVREKGSTLSNRNQAKGILSYCKTLDFVFLLHLMLEILCLTDTLSKHLSKKRSKYFGSGFVSKRDKESIASF; this is translated from the exons ATGCCAAAACCTCAAGAAACACAATCTAATGAACCTACTCAAGTTCCACAAACTAATCAACCTATGTCAAAACCAAAAGTGACACAATCttttgatttgaatgatcttccttCGGACCCGGGGGATAGGCCAAAGATTATATCTTATAATCCTAATCAAAGGGATGAAATAAGGAAGGCATATTTGATTAAAGGGTCTTGTCAACCAAAGGGGCATAATTTTAAATATACATTATTTAGTAATAAGCCAAGACGTTTTGTTGTGCAATGGTTTACTGATTTTCCATGGTTAGAATATAGCATAAAAGATAAGAAGACGTATTGTTTTTGTTGCTACTTGTTTGGAGATATGGTAGGGGAACAAGGTGGAAGAGATTTATTTATAATCGAAGGCTTTGACAATTGGAGTAAAAAATGCTCATTCCGGAAACATATGGGTAATATTCAAAGTTATCACCATAAGGCCCAAGAAAAGTGTGATTTGCTATTGAGAAAAAACCAATCTATCGGTGAAGTCTTGCATAAGCAAACAAAACTTGAGACAAGTAATTATGAAATTCGGTTACGTGCTACAATTCGTAGTTGtagatttttattgaaaaatgcaTTACCATTTCGTGGACATGATGAGACGGAAAAATCTAATAATAAAGGACTTTTCATTGAAGTCTTATCTTTGATCAGAGAAGATAATGAGAAAAAATTTAAAGTTAAATTAGAAAATGCTGCAAAAAATGAAAAGCTGACTTCTCCCACTATTCAAAAA TTGATGAGTctagtgatgtttccaaaaaaaaaacaaatgacaATAGTTTTGAGATATATTGATAGACTTGGGACTGTAAAGGAAAAATTTATTGGAGTTGTTCACGTGTTGGATACATCTTCTTTGACTCTTAAAGCCGCCATTGATACCGTATTTTCCAACAGTAACTTAAGTATGGCTCAG gtGAGGGGACAAGGTTATGATGGAGCAAGTAACATGAGTAAGACATTCAACG CTTTGGTGGTTAATGTCGTTTGTGGGTCTTGTAAGAGAAAAGATATGATACGAGAGATGCAAAAAGAAAGAGTGGCAACTGAAATTGGTAGTGGTGAAATTGAACCAGGAAGAGGGTTGAATCAAGAGATTTCTCTTGTACGAGCTGGAGATACTAGATGGGGTTCACATTTTAAAACAATTGTAAGTTTGGTGAAGTTGTTTGCAGAAGTTGTTGTGGTACTTAAATATGTCAGAGAGAAAGGGTCTACTTTATCTAACCGTAATCAAGCAAAGGGTATTTTGTCATATTGCAAGACACTTGATTTCGTGTTTCTTTTGCACTTGATGTTGGAAATTCTATGCCTCACAGATACCTTGTCAAAGCATCTTTCAAAAAAAAGATCAAAATATTTTGGAAGCGGCTTTGTTAGTAAAAGGGACAAAGAAAGCATTGCTAGTTTTTAG
- the LOC111888788 gene encoding uncharacterized protein LOC111888788, with protein sequence MTEYYVTPRKRRTNKTNQHHFEVVIFNTILDMHIQEFGDRFSEVSTELMENMAALSHCDSFSSFDKAKLLKLSEIYKNDFDDLKRAQLNGHLDIYYHSLLHDDRFFNLKEIADLSCLLVETEKHLYFPLVYRLLKLALVLPVATATIERCFSAMKFLKTNLRNRISDDFMNGVLICSVEK encoded by the coding sequence ATGACGGAATATTATGTTACCCCACGCAAGCGTAGGACCAATAAGACTAATCAACATCATTTTGAAGTTGTGATTTTTAACACAATTTTAGATATGCACATTCAAGAATTTGGGGATAGATTTAGTGAAGTTAGCACGGAGTTGATGGAGAACATGGCGGCTTTGAGTCATTGTGACTCGTTTTCTAGTTTTGATAAAGCAAAGTTGTTAAAGTTAAGTGAGATATACAAAAACGATTTTGACGATTTAAAAAGGGCACAACTTAATGGGCACCTTGATATCTATTATCACTCTTTGCTCCACGATGATAGATTTTTCAACTTGAAGGAAATTGCAGACCTCTCTTGTTTGTTGGTGGAAACCGAGAAGCACCTCTATTTTCCTTTGGTTTATAGATTATTAAAACTAGCTTTGGTTTTGCCCGTCGCAACCGCAACCATTGAACGGTGTTTTTCTGCAATGAAGTTCTTGAAGACCAATTTGCGTAATAGAATAAGTGATGATTTTATGAACGGTGTTTTGATTTGTAGTGTAGAAAAGTAA